AGAATAATGGAAAGAAAACTTAGAAAAGAGAGGATAGGCCTGGTTGTAAGTAACAAAATGGATAAATCTATTGTCGTTAGAATAGACAGGCGCGTAAAACATCCTATGTACGGAAAATTCGTAAAGAAATCAACAAAATTGATGGCTCATGACGAAAATAATGAATGCAATATAGGTGATACTGTAAAAATTATGGAAACAAGGCCATTAAGTAAGAATAAATGTTGGAGATTAGTTAATATTATCGAAAGGGCTAAATAGTATGATACAACAAGAAAGCAGATTAGCAGTAGCCGATAATAGCGGCGCAAAAGAGGTATTGTGTATTAGAGTACTCGGCGGTACGAG
The Bacteroidales bacterium DNA segment above includes these coding regions:
- the rpsQ gene encoding 30S ribosomal protein S17, giving the protein MERKLRKERIGLVVSNKMDKSIVVRIDRRVKHPMYGKFVKKSTKLMAHDENNECNIGDTVKIMETRPLSKNKCWRLVNIIERAK